AGACCAAAGCCATCTGTGCCCAGGAGGAAGAGCTGATTCTTCGGGGAGTTTACCGAGGAGGCATTTCCCAGCTGGAGTCCATTCGAGGCAGGTTTGGTCGTCTTTTACCAGATAGCAAACTGCTAGTCTTGACAAAAGGTGTAGGCTTTGCCCCCGCTGTCAACCTGCTGCACTGGGCAGGCAAGGAGGCGGTATCCGCTCTATTAGTGGATACCGATAAGCTGGCAGAGGCGGCGGTTTGGGAGAACCTGCCGTCGGACTTCCCTCGGGAGCAGGTTCGGTTAACCAGCCTAAGCGAGTATCTGGAAGCAGAGAAATTTCAACAATTGATAGAGGAAACCCGTTGTACGGCCTTGGTGGTTTTAGCCTCCGATTTCTACATCGAAGAGATTCGCCGCTTGCTGGCTAGTATGCCAGAGCCTCCGGCCTTAATTTCCAGTAAAAATGCGAATCTATGCTGTGGAGAAGGTATATGCGGAGCCTGCAGCTGCGTATCTGCCGACGGAACCGTCCATAAGCGCTGCAAGTGCCTATAATTCGTCAGCAACAGAAAAAAATCCGGATAAGAGAACAACCTTTTATGGTTTCTTGTCCGGCATTTTTGTTATTAGGATTATTCTATTTCAGGAGAAACTTAAATCTAATTCCCGGTTTTGTTTATCTACACAACCGGTTTTCACCTCACATTGAAAAAGTTTGTTTAGAGCAACGGATAACTCAAGGGCGACCTGTTCTACCATAGCATGATTAAAACCAATAAAGCCGTCAATGGGAAAAAATACATAAGACGTTTTCCCCGTTATCTTCCCATGCTCACTTTGGCGCCATGTCCAACGTCTGGTTCGAACCTGATGACCAACGGCATAGACTACTTCTCCGGGCGAGACGACTTCTTCCTCGTTTGCTCCAAAAGGTAAAAAGGTGTCGCCGTCTACGGAATAGCGCATTTCAATATCTTCCGGAGAGCAGCCAAGGTCATGGGTTCCCATGGGGATTACATGTTTCAGGGAAATGGCATTATTTAAATCGACTAAAGGGTTGATATGCGGAAGCTCTTTTCCTTTTGCAATCCGAGAGAACATGGCTTCAACTGAGCAACGAAACTTATTGGGATTCATCCCAAGTGCTTGGAACGCTTCTCGGTAAGGCAATATCTCCTCTGCCTCCTTTACCTTGATATTCTCAAACTTTACCTTCGCAGAGGCCACAGCCTCGTCTAACAAGGTTGCAATCTGTGGGTTTATATTACTGTTATCGACACCTTTTGCAACAACAACGCCAACCATTAAGTCGGGAATCCGATCAAAAATTTCTTTTTCTATTCTAAATTTCACAGTTTGTGCTCCTTTCGGCTCTTGTCTTTAGTACCAATCCGCTCAAATTGCCCTTATGATGCTGGACTTAGAAACAGCAGTCTGCTTTTAGTCGCTTATTTGCTTTCCAACAGGTACACGTCATCCGGAGTAATCCGCCGTTCTGGCGTGTAAATAGCCCAATCGGTTATGAGTTCCCAGGGATATTGACCCGTATCTCCCTTGTGGAGATCAGCTATGTAATAAGGCTCCTGGGTCAACTTGGCGGTCATTCCTTCCCGCCCCATCCCCAAGACTTCAAACCAGATGTGCTCCGTGGACAAATCTTCTGAGCGATGGGCTTCATCAATCTCCAAGCCCAATTTCACCTGAATAGTACTTTCTTCCTTGCCAAAGGCCTTCTGCATGTATTCCAGCCGCTCCAACGCCAAAGCCTTCATCCGCTTCGTCTCTCCAGTGGTCAGCATATAGATCGGGTTGCCCGCCAAATGCTCGTCATAGAGAGATAAGGCACCGTAAGTCCCCTGCTGAAAGTCCTCATAGGATGGATAAACAAAAATAGCACTGGTATGACCGTTGTGGCTTTCCTCTCGATCGTTCTTTCCCCCCAGCATATGGGGGGCATATAGTTCCACCGCCTGCTCCCATGGTACTAAAGTACCTACCAGGCTTTCCTCACTGGTGAGATGGGCCAGGAATAGGGGCTCCAAAGGCCCCAAGGGTTCTTCCATCTCCAGCAGCCGGTTGGCCATCATCTCCATTACCGAATAATGGCTTTGATACACGGCTTTGGAGGAATGGAGCACTTCCAGTTCTGTAATCCCGCAGCGGTTCAATCCATGGCTGTGAAGCCACACTAAATCGTCCTCGGGGTCACTTACAGCTTGAACGGTGTAAATATACCGGGGAGCCGGCGGAATCTTGGAGGAAGCCGCCAGGGCTGCCCAGCGGCCGGATAAAATCTTTTCTGAGCTGTCGTCAAAGACGGCCAGCTTCTCTGGTAACAGGGCGTGGATAATCCGCAGCTGTGCATGGTAAGAAGCCAAGGCATCTGCCCCGTAGGTCATCTCCACCGCCAAACCAATTTCCATCTGCTGCAAAGCCTCTATATCTACGTCAGGAAAAGCGTGCAAAGATCGGTACAACTCCGGAACTTGAAATCCTGTGGGATATAGCTCCACCGAATAGTCTGCCTGATCTATCTGGAGCCGCAGCTTCATCACTTCCTCTTCCATCGTCGCCTGGCAGATTTGGATGCCATCTGCTTGGGAGAGTCTGGTCATCATGCCGTCCAAATCCATCAACTCTTCCTCCAGGACGGGTACAGCCAACATATGGGATATGTCCCTCATGATTTACCTCCATCTTACTTTTTAACTATTATTATTACTACCCATCAAAAGTCTAACTTAATTTGTTGGGCATACACCTCATCCTCTGGATCCTCTGCCGTAACAGCGCTTTCTATGTTCTCAATGTCCGGCAAATCTCGGATATTTTCAAACCCAAAATGTCCTAAAAAGGCATCGGTCGTCCCGTATAAGATAGGGCGGCCAATACCATTGGAACGGCCCTTTTCTTGAATTAACTCCTTTTTCAACAGGCCTTCTATCACCCGGTCGCACTTAATGCCTCGGATGGAATCAATTTCGCCTTTTGTGATGGGTTGCTTATAGGCAATGATTGCCAAGACCTCCAAAGCCGACTGAGACAGCTTTTTCTCTTTTACTGGCGTACACAGCCGTTCAATGTAAGGCGCATTGTCTCCATTCGTAATAAATTGAAAGGTCTTGTTAATCTCAATAATGCGGATGCCCCGCCCCTCCTGCTCATATTCCTGTTTTAATTCCAAGAAACAGTCGTAAGCCTCCTTCCAGCTGATATCGAACACATCTGCTGCGGTCTTCACGTCCAGAGGCTCCCCCCAGACAAACATCATGGATTCAAAGGCGGACTTAATCGTCTTTTTGGTCGTCATTCGCTTCTCCTTTTTCCCCGTATTCTTCTTCCCCAGGAAGGACTAATTCCAAGGACATCTCTCCAAAGGAGTGATGCTGCTCCACGCGCACCAGACGGTCTCGAATCATCTGCAGCATAGACGTGAAGGTCAGCACCACGTCATATCGGTTTCCAGATGGAGGAACCAATTCCTTAAAAAACACCTGCCGGAAGCTATGTCTTTTAAAGAAATCTACAATATATTGAACCTTCATCTCGACACTCTGTTTCTGCCGCTCTACTCTGGTATAATGACGGCGCACTTCATCTACCCGCTGTTTCTTCCGCAGGAACAAGTTGAAGGCCGATACAAACCGCCGGATGTCCAGGGATAACAGCTGGTCTGCTTCTCCCACGTAAGGCTGTAAGTCTTCTTTAGGTTTCTGAAAGCAACGCATTTTTTCCTGCTGATACGTCTC
The genomic region above belongs to Aminipila butyrica and contains:
- a CDS encoding B3/B4 domain-containing protein — its product is MKFRIEKEIFDRIPDLMVGVVVAKGVDNSNINPQIATLLDEAVASAKVKFENIKVKEAEEILPYREAFQALGMNPNKFRCSVEAMFSRIAKGKELPHINPLVDLNNAISLKHVIPMGTHDLGCSPEDIEMRYSVDGDTFLPFGANEEEVVSPGEVVYAVGHQVRTRRWTWRQSEHGKITGKTSYVFFPIDGFIGFNHAMVEQVALELSVALNKLFQCEVKTGCVDKQNRELDLSFS
- the scpB gene encoding SMC-Scp complex subunit ScpB, which encodes MTTKKTIKSAFESMMFVWGEPLDVKTAADVFDISWKEAYDCFLELKQEYEQEGRGIRIIEINKTFQFITNGDNAPYIERLCTPVKEKKLSQSALEVLAIIAYKQPITKGEIDSIRGIKCDRVIEGLLKKELIQEKGRSNGIGRPILYGTTDAFLGHFGFENIRDLPDIENIESAVTAEDPEDEVYAQQIKLDF
- a CDS encoding DUF4026 domain-containing protein, translated to MRDISHMLAVPVLEEELMDLDGMMTRLSQADGIQICQATMEEEVMKLRLQIDQADYSVELYPTGFQVPELYRSLHAFPDVDIEALQQMEIGLAVEMTYGADALASYHAQLRIIHALLPEKLAVFDDSSEKILSGRWAALAASSKIPPAPRYIYTVQAVSDPEDDLVWLHSHGLNRCGITELEVLHSSKAVYQSHYSVMEMMANRLLEMEEPLGPLEPLFLAHLTSEESLVGTLVPWEQAVELYAPHMLGGKNDREESHNGHTSAIFVYPSYEDFQQGTYGALSLYDEHLAGNPIYMLTTGETKRMKALALERLEYMQKAFGKEESTIQVKLGLEIDEAHRSEDLSTEHIWFEVLGMGREGMTAKLTQEPYYIADLHKGDTGQYPWELITDWAIYTPERRITPDDVYLLESK
- a CDS encoding segregation and condensation protein A, translating into MGYKVKLDIFEGPFDLLVYLIERAEMNIYDIQVAEITSQYLSYVEQMKEADVNVATEFMVLAASLIEIKSKMLLPRSVPLENGFEQEEDPRNELVEQILEYKKFKAAASLLETYQQEKMRCFQKPKEDLQPYVGEADQLLSLDIRRFVSAFNLFLRKKQRVDEVRRHYTRVERQKQSVEMKVQYIVDFFKRHSFRQVFFKELVPPSGNRYDVVLTFTSMLQMIRDRLVRVEQHHSFGEMSLELVLPGEEEYGEKGEANDDQKDD